A stretch of Gadus chalcogrammus isolate NIFS_2021 chromosome 9, NIFS_Gcha_1.0, whole genome shotgun sequence DNA encodes these proteins:
- the LOC130389006 gene encoding aminopeptidase N-like: MGAKGFFVSKAVGVVGIVLGAVGLAAIIALSVVYSQEKANPDCPVAPTDGTGTTLPTVTTPAPSNEPWDKYRLPQSLVPETYTVTLHPRLIPDPNTKLYIFTGTSHVVFKCVKETQLILIHSNKLNYTKAGDGPLATLTTEGGGALAPAIKSSRLVEKTQYLVLQLSRSLLKDQKYRLSTTFTGELADDLGGFYRSEYLESGVKKIVATTQMQPTDARKAFPCFDEPAMKAIFHITLIHAHGTRALSNGMEKGTTNETINGMPVKVTTFEPTKKMSTYLLAFIVSDFDFIETMLDGVLIRIFARKEAIAAKQGEYALQVTGPILKFFEAYYNARYPLPKSDQIALPDFNAGAMENWGLITYRETALLYDKQYSSNSNKERIASIISHELAHMWFGNLVTLRWWNDLWLNEGFASYVEFLGADHAEPGWGVKDLTVLSDIHRVFAVDALASSHPLSSKAEDIQRPEQISELFDAISYSKGAAVLRMLSGFLTEEVFKKGLSTYLNKFAYGNTVYTDLWDHLQMAVVESGKTLPGTVHEIMNTWVLQMGFPVITINTATGLVTQKHFLLDPDSSVDASPYNYEWFVPITWMKTKAIAPPRWLISKSEVVDEMKVISGEWVLANLDTVGYYRVNYDQANWDSLLKALTSNPLDIPKINRAQLIDDAFNLARAKEIPTILALRTTQYLILETEYMPWESALDNLDFFYLMFDRSEVLGPMQAYLLKQVTPLFEHFRILTGDWTIIPTGHMDQYNQVNAIGKACSTGLPECQALVQGWFASWMADPAVNLIEPNLRSTVYCSAIAAGGAKEWDFAWDQFQKASIATEAEKLRAALACTKEPWLLNRYLEYTLNPSLIRKQDATSTIVYIASNVVGQPLAWDFIRDRWSYIFNQYGGGSFSFSNLINGVTERFSSKFELQQLEQFKKDNEAVGFGSGTLAVEQAIERTKANMRWISENKQQVLQWFVDNSLP, translated from the exons ATGGGTGCCAAGGGCTTCTTCGTCAGTAAAGCGGTCGGGGTGGTGGGGATCGTTCTGGGCGCTGTGGGCCTGGCTGCCATCATCGCCCTGTCGGTGGTCTACTCCCAGGAGAAGGCCAACCCCGACTGCCCGGTGGCCCCCACGGATGGAACGGGCACCACACTCCCCACAGTCACCACCCCTGCGCCTTCCAATGAACCCTGGGACAAGTACCGTCTGCCCCAGAGCCTGGTGCCGGAAACCTACACTGTCACACTGCACCCCAGGCTGATACCAGACCCCAACACCAAGCTTTACATTTTTACAG GCACCTCCCATGTGGTGTTCAAGTGTGTGAAGGAGACTCAATTGATCCTGATCCATTCCAACAAGCTCAACTACACCAAGGCTGGGGACGGACCCTTAGCCACCCTCACTACGGAGGGCGGAGGAGCCCTGGCCCCGGCCATCAAGTCCTCCCGGCTGGTGGAAAAAACCCAATACCTGGTGCTGCAGCTCAGTCGTTCACTGCTCAAGGATCAGAAGTACAGGCTCTCCACCACCTTCACTGGGGAACTCGCCGATGACCTGGGCGGCTTCTACAGGAGCGAATACCTGGAAAGTGGTGTAAAGAA GATTGTTGCCACCACACAAATGCAGCCGACGGATGCTAGGAAGGCGTTTCCGTGTTTTGACGAGCCTGCGATGAAAGCGATCTTTCACATCACGCTGATCCACGCCCACGGCACCAGAGCTCTATCCAATGGCATGGAGAAAG GAACAACTAATGAAACTATCAATGGCATGCCGGTCAAGGTCACCACCTTTGAGCCAACCAAGAAAATGTCAACATACTTGCTGGCATTTATTGTCAGTGACTTTGACTTCATTGAAACAATGCTGGATGGAGTTTTG ATCCGGATATTTGCACGGAAGGAAGCGATCGCAGCAAAGCAGGGAGAATACGCTCTGCAAGTCACTGGGCCAATCCTCAAGTTCTTTGAGGCTTATTACAATGCACGTTATCCTCTTCCTAAATCAG ATCAGATAGCGCTTCCAGATTTTAATGCTGGCGCAATGGAGAACTGGGGCCTGATCACATACAGGGAGACGGCTCTTCTCTACGACAAGCAATACTCCTCCAATTCCAACAAAGAACGCATTGCATCCATCATCTCTCACGAGCTGGCTCACATG TGGTTCGGTAACCTGGTCACGCTGCGCTGGTGGAATGACCTGTGGCTGAACGAGGGCTTTGCTTCCTACGTGGAATTCCTGGGAGCGGACCATGCCGAGCCAGGTTGGGGCGTG AAAGACCTCACGGTGCTCAGCGACATCCACAGGGTGTTTGCCGTGGACGCCCTggcctcctcccaccccctgtCCTCCAAAGCGGAAGACATCCAGCGACCGGAGCAGATCAGTGAACTGTTCGATGCCATCTCATACAGCAAG GGAGCGGCCGTTCTGAGGATGCTGTCTGGTTTCCTGACGGAAGAGGTCTTCAAAAAGGGCCTCAGT ACCTACCTGAATAAGTTTGCCTATGGGAATACAGTCTACACAGACCTGTGGGATCACCTGCAAATG GCTGTTGTGGAGAGTGGAAAAACACTCCCAGGGACGGTCCATGAAATCATGAACACCTGGGTGCTTCAGATGGGCTTCCCGGTAATCACAATAAACACTGCTACGGGTCTTGTGACCCAAAAGCATTTCCTTCTGGACCCCGATTCCTCTGTAGATGCATCGCCATACAA TTATGAGTGGTTTGTTCCTATTACGTGGATGAAGACCAAAGCCATTGCGCCTCCTAGATGGTTGATAAGCAAATCAG AGGTCGTGGATGAGATGAAAGTAATATCTGGGGAATGGGTGTTGGCCAACCTGGATACAGTGGGCTACTACAGAGTCAACTATGACCAGGCCAACTGGGACAGTCTCCTCAAAGCTCTGACGAGCAACCCTCTA GATATCCCCAAGATCAACAGAGCTCAGCTGATAGATGACGCCTTCAACCTTGCCAG GGCAAAGGAGATCCCCACAATTCTTGCTCTTAGGACGACGCAGTACCTTATACTGGAAACAGAGTACATGCCCTGGGAGTCTGCCTTGGACAACCTGGACTTCTTCTACCTCATGTTCGACCGCAGTGAGGTGCTGGGGCCCATGCAG gcTTATTTGTTGAAACAGGTGACTCCCCTGTTTGAACACTTTAGGATCCTTACTGGTGACTGGACCATCATACCAACCGGCCACATGGATCA GTACAACCAGGTGAACGCCATCGGCAAGGCCTGCAGCACGGGGCTACCTGAGTGTCAGGCCCTTGTACAAGGCTGGTTCGCAAGCTGGATGGCTGACCCTGCAGTTAACCT GATCGAACCCAACCTGCGCTCCACCGTGTACTGCAGCGCTATcgcagcagggggcgccaaagAGTGGGACTTTGCTTGGGATCAATTCCAGAAAGCCAGCATTGCTACTGAGGCTGAAAAACTGCGAGCGGCACTCGCCTGCACAAAAGAACCGTGGCTCCTTAACAG GTACCTGGAGTACACCCTGAATCCATCTCTTATCCGCAAGCAAGACGCCACATCCACCATAGTCTACATCGCCTCCAACGTGGTTGGACAGCCTCTGGCCTGGGACTTCATCCGGGACCGCTGGTCCTACATTTTCAACCA GTACGGAGGCGGCTCCTTTTCCttctccaacctcatcaacggAGTTACCGAGAGGTTTTCCTCTAAGTTTGAGCTGCAGCAG CTGGAGCAGTTCAAGAA